One region of Pyramidobacter sp. YE332 genomic DNA includes:
- the larB gene encoding nickel pincer cofactor biosynthesis protein LarB → MKTSIKKLLEGVRDGAVPVEQALLALKEAPFEDIGFAKVDLHRPVRQGAAEVIYGAGKTPRQIVAILGVMARHGQNNAIITRLSPEAAREVNAAFPIEYHAEARLGLVGGFPKPDGIGRVVVATGGTSDVPVAEEAALTAQMLGNDVLRLYDVGVAGLHRTLSHLDDLMSASVIIAVAGMEGALASVIGGLVDCPVVAVPTSVGYGASFGGVSALLSMLNSCASGVTVVNIDNGFGAGYFASMVNHMEVKK, encoded by the coding sequence ATGAAAACTTCAATCAAAAAACTGCTCGAAGGCGTGCGCGACGGTGCGGTGCCGGTGGAGCAGGCGCTGCTGGCCCTGAAAGAAGCGCCGTTCGAGGACATCGGTTTCGCCAAGGTGGACCTGCACCGTCCGGTGCGGCAGGGCGCGGCGGAAGTGATCTACGGCGCGGGCAAAACGCCGCGGCAGATCGTCGCCATTCTCGGCGTCATGGCCCGTCACGGGCAGAACAACGCGATCATCACGCGCCTGTCGCCGGAAGCGGCGCGAGAGGTGAACGCCGCCTTCCCGATCGAATATCATGCCGAGGCGCGGCTCGGGCTCGTCGGCGGCTTTCCGAAGCCCGACGGCATCGGCCGCGTCGTCGTCGCCACCGGCGGCACGAGCGACGTCCCCGTCGCCGAGGAGGCGGCGCTGACGGCGCAGATGCTGGGCAACGACGTGCTGCGCCTGTACGACGTGGGCGTGGCCGGACTGCACCGCACGCTGTCGCATCTCGACGATCTGATGAGCGCCAGCGTCATTATCGCCGTGGCCGGCATGGAGGGGGCGCTGGCCAGCGTCATCGGCGGGCTGGTCGACTGTCCCGTCGTCGCCGTGCCGACGAGCGTGGGCTACGGCGCGTCATTCGGCGGCGTTTCCGCCCTGCTCTCGATGCTCAATTCCTGCGCCAGCGGCGTTACGGTCGTGAACATCGACAACGGTTTCGGCGCGGGCTATTTTGCCAGCATGGTCAATCATATGGAGGTCAAAAAATGA
- a CDS encoding ATP-binding cassette domain-containing protein — protein MLTLDRISKTFDPGTAGEKKVLEDFSLHLDRGEFVTVIGSNGAGKSTIINAVSGAFYVDSGRIMLDGQDVTFMKDYRRAHFIGRLFQDPMQGTAPSMSVEENLSLAFIRNDEHVSPFGLSAREKKYLRDRVATLGLGLENRMNARVGTLSGGQRQALTLLMATLVTPKLLMLDEHTAALDPATAEKVLALTKSIVAENKLTCMMITHNISSALALGSRTIMMDNGRILFDLRGEERARMTVPALLDRFKEAVQKNLDNDRMLLS, from the coding sequence ATGCTGACGCTCGACAGGATCAGCAAGACCTTCGACCCCGGCACGGCCGGCGAGAAGAAGGTGCTGGAGGACTTCTCGCTGCATCTCGACCGCGGCGAGTTCGTGACCGTCATCGGCTCCAACGGCGCCGGCAAATCGACGATCATCAACGCCGTCAGCGGCGCTTTTTACGTGGACAGCGGCCGCATCATGCTCGACGGGCAGGACGTCACGTTCATGAAGGATTACCGGCGCGCCCATTTCATCGGCCGTCTGTTTCAGGATCCGATGCAGGGAACGGCGCCGTCGATGTCGGTGGAGGAAAACCTTTCGCTGGCCTTCATCCGCAACGACGAGCACGTCTCGCCGTTCGGCCTGTCGGCGCGCGAGAAAAAATATCTGCGCGACCGCGTCGCCACGCTCGGTCTGGGGCTGGAAAATCGCATGAACGCGCGCGTCGGCACGCTCTCGGGCGGCCAACGCCAGGCATTGACGCTGCTGATGGCGACGCTGGTGACGCCGAAGCTGCTGATGCTCGACGAACACACGGCGGCGCTCGACCCGGCCACGGCGGAGAAGGTGCTGGCGCTGACGAAGAGCATCGTCGCCGAAAACAAGCTGACCTGCATGATGATCACGCACAATATCAGTTCGGCGCTGGCGCTCGGCTCGCGCACGATCATGATGGACAACGGGCGCATCCTCTTCGATCTGCGCGGCGAGGAGCGCGCCCGCATGACCGTGCCCGCGCTTCTGGACCGCTTCAAAGAGGCGGTGCAGAAGAATCTGGACAACGACCGCATGCTGCTCAGCTGA
- a CDS encoding transglutaminase-like domain-containing protein, whose amino-acid sequence MELNGNFRALHAGLPEDVRRMKEHGDFEGALAAIERRLACGNMPAEMRYALTAQAEMIRRLPGNFPYRRDEALELVRAHIADFGADEFDEMVRDGRVEWIYVNGEPRYFGRFFETLCKVDARFAARAGVVPAGTEPPDENGESRLDRAARLMREKGSMAVRFRCRASLRVKDELFRPGMKVSAALPLPCACPSQSGVAIDLVSPQPSLLAPEDAPQRVVVWNETMEWNHDFSVEFSFTRRQNFVDLSRPPQQPRGEAPQLDDTAELPPHVLFTPFMKSLAREIAGGAETALEKARRFYDFITLNVKYRFMPDYFCLEDIAASCARNLTGDCGVQALLLIALCRVSGIPARWESGWVTRPNFCSGHDWMMFYAPPFGWLYADPSFGGGAARDGNEARRQFYFGHLDPWRMAANTAFQADFPVPWEGWRCDPYDNQSGEMLCDGRGLRWYEFTSAKEVVSCEELE is encoded by the coding sequence ATGGAACTGAACGGAAATTTTCGCGCGCTTCACGCCGGCCTGCCGGAGGATGTTCGGCGCATGAAGGAACACGGGGATTTCGAAGGCGCTCTGGCGGCGATCGAGCGGCGTCTGGCTTGCGGGAACATGCCGGCGGAGATGCGGTACGCCCTGACGGCGCAGGCGGAGATGATCCGCCGCCTGCCGGGGAACTTCCCTTACCGCCGCGACGAGGCGCTGGAGTTGGTGCGGGCGCATATCGCCGATTTCGGCGCTGACGAGTTCGATGAGATGGTCCGCGACGGGCGCGTCGAATGGATCTACGTGAACGGCGAACCGCGCTATTTCGGGCGTTTTTTCGAGACGCTCTGTAAGGTGGACGCGCGTTTTGCCGCGCGGGCGGGCGTCGTCCCCGCCGGAACCGAGCCGCCGGACGAAAACGGCGAGTCGCGGCTCGACCGCGCTGCGCGCCTGATGCGCGAGAAGGGGAGCATGGCGGTGCGCTTTCGCTGCCGCGCTTCGCTGCGCGTCAAAGACGAGCTGTTCCGCCCCGGCATGAAGGTGAGCGCGGCGCTGCCATTGCCCTGCGCCTGTCCTTCCCAGAGCGGCGTTGCGATCGACTTGGTCTCGCCGCAGCCGTCGCTGCTCGCGCCGGAGGACGCGCCGCAGCGCGTCGTCGTCTGGAACGAGACGATGGAGTGGAATCACGATTTTTCCGTGGAGTTCTCGTTCACGCGCCGTCAAAACTTTGTCGATCTGTCCCGGCCGCCGCAGCAGCCCCGCGGCGAGGCTCCGCAGCTGGACGACACGGCCGAACTGCCGCCGCACGTGCTCTTTACGCCTTTCATGAAGAGTCTGGCGCGCGAGATCGCCGGCGGCGCCGAAACGGCGCTGGAAAAAGCGCGGCGTTTTTACGATTTCATCACGCTGAACGTGAAGTATCGCTTCATGCCCGATTATTTCTGCCTTGAGGACATCGCCGCCAGCTGTGCCCGCAACCTGACGGGCGACTGCGGCGTGCAGGCGCTGCTGCTGATCGCCCTGTGCCGGGTGTCGGGCATACCGGCGCGCTGGGAAAGCGGCTGGGTGACGCGGCCGAACTTCTGCAGCGGACACGACTGGATGATGTTCTACGCGCCTCCGTTCGGCTGGCTGTACGCCGATCCGTCCTTCGGCGGCGGCGCGGCGCGCGACGGAAACGAGGCGCGGCGGCAGTTTTATTTCGGCCATCTCGACCCGTGGCGCATGGCGGCCAACACGGCCTTTCAGGCGGATTTTCCCGTGCCGTGGGAAGGCTGGCGCTGCGATCCGTACGACAACCAGTCGGGCGAAATGCTCTGCGACGGGCGCGGTCTGCGCTGGTATGAGTTCACGAGCGCGAAAGAGGTCGTTTCCTGCGAGGAGTTGGAGTAA
- a CDS encoding IS30 family transposase, translating into MKQGQSLYHIIRNNRDTVPCSESTARRLLLSGILEARKIDLPRAVRFKKRKGKRNNMKVDKKCREGRTYNDFLSFSEKHPDMLITEIDSVVGTAGGKVLLTVILRNCNFMLAFLRDKNTAQSVEQIFTMLFTLLGRKRYKSMFQVLLADNGTEFSNPTAIEKGPDGERKSYMFYCNPQAPQEKPKVENNHTLIRRILPKGTTFDNLSQTDINLMMSHINSYGRKKFNGKSPAEIFINLYGEDVLHLLGLELIPPQDICLKRTLLAGK; encoded by the coding sequence ATCAAACAGGGGCAGTCTCTCTATCATATTATCCGTAATAATCGAGATACTGTTCCCTGTTCTGAAAGTACCGCCAGACGGCTCCTGCTTTCGGGTATTTTAGAGGCACGGAAAATAGACTTGCCCCGAGCTGTCCGTTTTAAGAAGAGAAAGGGAAAAAGAAATAACATGAAGGTGGATAAAAAATGTCGTGAAGGCCGTACCTACAATGATTTTCTCTCTTTTTCGGAGAAACATCCGGACATGCTTATTACCGAAATCGACAGTGTCGTTGGCACCGCAGGAGGAAAAGTTCTTCTGACTGTCATCTTAAGAAACTGCAACTTTATGCTGGCTTTTTTGAGAGATAAAAATACTGCTCAATCTGTTGAGCAGATTTTTACAATGCTCTTCACTCTTCTGGGCAGGAAACGCTATAAGTCCATGTTTCAGGTCCTTCTTGCTGACAACGGTACAGAGTTTTCCAATCCGACGGCTATCGAAAAAGGTCCGGACGGAGAAAGAAAATCATATATGTTCTATTGCAATCCACAAGCACCGCAGGAAAAACCGAAGGTTGAAAATAATCATACTCTCATTCGAAGGATCCTTCCCAAGGGAACAACTTTCGACAATTTATCCCAAACTGATATCAACCTGATGATGTCTCATATAAACTCATACGGGAGGAAAAAATTTAACGGAAAATCTCCTGCAGAGATCTTTATCAACCTGTATGGCGAGGACGTATTGCATTTACTCGGACTCGAACTTATTCCGCCACAGGATATCTGTTTAAAGCGGACTCTTCTCGCCGGTAAATAA
- a CDS encoding SH3 domain-containing protein produces MMRFDMLGGVSLLLALLAAPAAARPALNLTGERIADLDELSQVPSSYLRGALNVRWLDGKKQHELAAAAMAKFFAPWRGGAVDDPLVSGWGFDVLDAPRWGENLRPLTEEKKIALRGQAAMDRFPSMDRAAVAVVNTSARALPTGRPALADPAAAGEGFPFDYMQCGAVWAGTPLRVKHADRSGAWYLCESGLFSGWIRAADVALAGRSFMEKYDTGRYGVIVADDTPLRDAKGRTLAVVHAGAIFPAAAERDGMLVLNVPVRTASGTARIAHACAAAGAAQRWPLPLDAAGVGALADRFMGVNYGWGGLFEDRDCSATMHDLFLPFGIGLPHHSSLQAKCGVFVDLTGKSNEEKLKIIRARGVPFRTLVGMKGHVALFVGLSPQGEPAILHNLWGVRLASEDDPDLSGRIVVGRVVVTTLRPGVERRGMVAPGGLLDRVTTLTFLPGFEPAEKGLGDDLQKEKRRL; encoded by the coding sequence ATGATGAGATTTGATATGCTTGGCGGCGTTTCGCTGCTGCTGGCTTTGCTGGCTGCGCCGGCGGCGGCGCGCCCGGCGCTGAACCTGACGGGCGAACGCATCGCCGATCTGGACGAACTTTCTCAGGTGCCGTCGTCGTATCTGCGCGGCGCGCTGAACGTGCGCTGGCTTGACGGAAAAAAACAGCACGAACTGGCCGCGGCGGCCATGGCGAAATTTTTTGCGCCGTGGCGCGGCGGCGCCGTGGACGATCCTCTCGTTTCCGGATGGGGCTTCGACGTGCTCGACGCGCCGCGCTGGGGCGAAAATCTGCGGCCGCTGACGGAGGAGAAAAAGATAGCCCTGCGCGGGCAGGCCGCCATGGATCGTTTCCCCTCCATGGACCGCGCCGCCGTCGCTGTCGTCAACACCAGCGCCCGGGCGCTGCCCACGGGACGTCCCGCTCTCGCCGATCCCGCCGCCGCCGGCGAAGGCTTCCCGTTCGATTACATGCAGTGCGGCGCCGTTTGGGCCGGCACGCCGCTGCGCGTGAAACACGCCGACCGCAGCGGCGCTTGGTATCTGTGCGAGTCCGGGCTGTTTTCCGGCTGGATCAGAGCCGCCGACGTGGCGCTGGCGGGGCGTTCGTTCATGGAGAAGTACGACACCGGCCGTTACGGCGTGATCGTGGCCGACGACACGCCGTTGCGCGACGCCAAGGGGCGCACTTTGGCCGTCGTTCACGCGGGCGCGATTTTCCCCGCGGCGGCGGAGCGCGACGGCATGCTGGTGCTGAACGTGCCCGTGCGCACCGCAAGCGGCACGGCAAGGATCGCTCATGCCTGTGCCGCCGCCGGAGCGGCGCAGCGTTGGCCGCTGCCGCTGGACGCCGCCGGCGTCGGCGCTCTGGCCGACCGCTTCATGGGCGTGAATTACGGCTGGGGCGGCCTGTTCGAAGACCGCGACTGCTCGGCCACCATGCACGATCTGTTCCTGCCCTTCGGCATTGGCCTGCCGCACCACAGTTCCTTGCAGGCGAAGTGCGGCGTTTTCGTCGATTTGACCGGAAAGAGCAACGAGGAAAAACTGAAGATCATCCGCGCGCGCGGCGTCCCCTTCCGCACGCTGGTCGGCATGAAAGGGCATGTGGCCCTGTTCGTCGGGCTGTCGCCCCAGGGCGAGCCGGCGATCCTGCACAACCTGTGGGGCGTGCGGCTGGCGTCGGAGGACGATCCCGATCTGAGCGGGCGCATCGTGGTCGGCCGCGTCGTCGTCACCACGCTCCGCCCCGGCGTCGAGCGCCGCGGCATGGTCGCGCCCGGCGGACTGCTCGACCGCGTCACCACGCTGACCTTCCTGCCGGGCTTCGAGCCGGCGGAGAAGGGCTTGGGGGACGATCTTCAAAAAGAAAAACGGCGGCTTTGA
- a CDS encoding GNAT family N-acetyltransferase: MELLLIADEQIHMIEKYLQRGDMFALCDDDVRAICVVTQEHAGRYELKNIVTVPEYQRKGYGQKLIAFIVDHYKEPGGELYAGTGDTPAILRFYERCGFVRSHIVKNFFVENYDHPIYEDGRQLIDMIYLKRDL; this comes from the coding sequence ATGGAACTTCTGCTGATCGCGGACGAACAGATCCATATGATAGAAAAATATTTGCAGCGCGGCGACATGTTTGCTTTATGCGACGACGACGTAAGGGCGATCTGTGTCGTTACGCAAGAGCACGCAGGGAGATACGAGCTTAAAAATATCGTTACCGTTCCTGAATACCAACGGAAAGGATATGGGCAAAAGCTCATTGCCTTTATCGTTGATCACTACAAGGAGCCTGGCGGCGAGTTATACGCAGGGACAGGCGACACTCCTGCGATACTTCGTTTCTACGAAAGATGCGGATTTGTAAGATCACACATCGTCAAAAATTTCTTTGTAGAGAATTATGACCACCCCATATATGAAGATGGTCGACAGCTGATCGATATGATTTACTTGAAAAGGGATCTATAA
- a CDS encoding ABC transporter substrate-binding protein, which translates to MIMKKLFTACILMALCASAALAAPKFSVGIVQLVEHPSLDEVRLAILDELNAAGYGPDVVEIDYQNGQNSPALISTICQKFVAREVNVIVPIATPAAQGAAAATETIPVIFAAVSDPVAAGLVKDPAHPDGNVTGVSDAIHPGNVLDLAEELTPGLKNYGVVYNTAEANSTNTARKAEAEMAKRGIAFREAIVSTAAEVVPAVNSLMGKVDAIYVPDDNTTALAMPLLSQVAIEHKVPVYAAVDSLVRDGGLATSGINYTNLGRQAGQMIIRVLNGAKIADTPVEVLHEVSVVVNKETAAAIGVDVSKYAQ; encoded by the coding sequence ATGATCATGAAAAAGCTCTTCACGGCCTGCATCCTGATGGCCTTGTGCGCCTCCGCGGCTCTGGCCGCTCCGAAGTTCAGCGTCGGCATCGTCCAGTTGGTCGAACATCCTTCGCTCGACGAAGTGCGTCTCGCCATCCTCGACGAACTGAACGCGGCCGGCTACGGCCCCGACGTGGTCGAAATCGACTATCAAAATGGACAGAACTCGCCGGCGCTGATCAGCACCATCTGCCAGAAGTTCGTCGCCCGCGAAGTGAACGTCATCGTGCCCATCGCCACACCCGCCGCACAGGGCGCCGCTGCGGCCACGGAAACGATCCCCGTGATCTTCGCCGCCGTCTCCGACCCTGTCGCCGCCGGTCTGGTAAAGGATCCCGCTCATCCCGACGGCAACGTCACCGGCGTCAGCGACGCCATTCACCCCGGCAACGTGCTTGACCTCGCCGAAGAGCTCACGCCCGGCCTGAAGAACTACGGCGTCGTCTACAACACCGCCGAGGCCAACTCCACCAACACGGCGCGCAAGGCCGAGGCCGAGATGGCGAAGCGCGGCATCGCCTTCCGCGAAGCGATCGTCTCCACCGCCGCCGAGGTCGTCCCCGCCGTCAACTCGCTGATGGGCAAGGTCGACGCCATTTACGTGCCCGACGACAACACCACCGCTCTGGCCATGCCGCTGCTGTCGCAGGTAGCCATAGAGCACAAGGTCCCCGTCTACGCCGCGGTAGACTCGCTCGTGCGCGACGGCGGTCTGGCCACGAGCGGGATCAATTACACGAATCTGGGACGCCAGGCGGGGCAGATGATCATCCGCGTGCTGAACGGCGCGAAGATCGCCGACACGCCCGTGGAAGTGCTGCACGAAGTCTCCGTCGTGGTCAACAAGGAAACGGCCGCCGCGATCGGCGTCGACGTGTCCAAGTACGCCCAATAG
- a CDS encoding ABC transporter permease: protein MSLLLVRGAVEQGLIYSLVALGLYLSFRTLNIADMTVDGSYTLGAAVSAALTAAGHPFWALFCAVLAGAGAGLVSAFLQTKLKIQSILAGIVTMTALYSVNLRVMGGRANLTLLRLDTVFSLLKSVLPRAVQPWARLLIAAGAAVIVGLLLVFFLRTRLGLSIRATGDNPRMVSASSINPQYTITVGLCLGNAMPALSGALIAQYQQFCDITMGTGMVVIGLASLIIGEVLTGAMRWPSVRRGVFAALLGGAVYWLIIAGAISSSVSANDLKLLSALIVAAAISWPVLVSRVKFALRKKANRRC from the coding sequence ATGAGTCTTCTTCTCGTTCGCGGCGCCGTCGAGCAGGGGCTGATCTACAGCCTTGTGGCGCTGGGACTGTACCTTTCCTTCCGCACGCTGAACATCGCCGACATGACTGTCGACGGCAGCTACACGTTGGGGGCGGCCGTCTCGGCGGCGCTGACGGCGGCGGGACACCCGTTTTGGGCGCTGTTCTGCGCCGTGCTGGCCGGCGCGGGAGCCGGACTGGTCTCGGCTTTTTTGCAGACGAAGCTGAAGATCCAGTCGATCCTCGCCGGCATCGTCACGATGACGGCGCTTTACTCGGTCAACCTGCGCGTCATGGGCGGCCGCGCCAATCTGACGCTGCTGCGTCTGGACACCGTATTTTCTCTGCTGAAATCCGTCCTGCCGCGCGCCGTTCAGCCTTGGGCGCGCCTGCTGATCGCCGCGGGCGCAGCCGTAATCGTGGGACTTCTGCTCGTGTTCTTTCTGCGCACGCGGCTGGGACTTTCGATCCGCGCCACCGGCGACAATCCGCGCATGGTCAGCGCCTCGTCCATCAATCCGCAGTACACGATCACCGTCGGCCTGTGCCTGGGCAACGCCATGCCGGCCCTGTCCGGCGCGCTGATCGCCCAATACCAGCAGTTCTGCGACATCACCATGGGCACGGGCATGGTCGTCATCGGCCTCGCTTCGCTGATCATCGGCGAGGTGCTCACCGGCGCCATGCGCTGGCCGTCGGTGCGCCGCGGCGTTTTTGCGGCGCTGCTGGGCGGCGCCGTGTACTGGCTCATCATCGCCGGCGCCATTTCCTCGTCGGTGTCGGCCAACGACCTCAAGCTGCTCTCGGCGCTGATCGTGGCGGCGGCCATCTCCTGGCCGGTGCTGGTGTCGCGCGTGAAGTTCGCGCTGCGGAAGAAGGCGAACCGCCGATGCTGA
- a CDS encoding DUF819 family protein — protein MLITSGFTYVAFLVFFAGLLVWCQKATNWKIFDFVPPIVMVYLFNMLFCTVGLWDMKATAPAYSAVKNNLLYGMIFVMLLRCDIRKMVKIGPRMLAIFFCCAFTIMAGFVAAYVMFKSRIGAESWRAMGALCASWIGGSANMAALQGALEVPEGDYACALIVDTIYYSVWIALLLMAVPLEKAWNRFCNARTVTFEEAEDAQKAAEEGTAKMSGATLTILLGLSLMVSALSQVAGKYVAGLMPGMLKDVFNGSTCTMLIVTAFGLLAALSPIGRIAGADALSTMYLYAVISLLASRAGLNELLDAPMWLMAGLFVFIVHIVAMVIFSKLFHFDLCMVSTASLANIGGAASAPIVAAAYNPGYTAIGVVMGVIGAAAGNILGFAAAYLMKMFA, from the coding sequence ATGTTGATTACCAGCGGATTTACCTATGTGGCGTTCCTCGTGTTCTTCGCCGGACTGCTCGTGTGGTGCCAGAAAGCGACCAACTGGAAAATCTTCGATTTCGTGCCGCCGATCGTCATGGTCTATCTGTTCAACATGCTCTTCTGCACGGTCGGCCTGTGGGACATGAAGGCCACGGCGCCGGCCTACTCGGCGGTGAAGAACAATCTGCTGTACGGCATGATCTTCGTGATGCTGCTGCGCTGCGACATCCGCAAGATGGTCAAGATCGGGCCGCGCATGCTGGCGATCTTCTTCTGCTGCGCCTTTACGATCATGGCCGGCTTTGTGGCGGCGTACGTGATGTTCAAGAGCAGGATCGGTGCCGAATCCTGGCGCGCCATGGGCGCTCTGTGCGCCTCGTGGATCGGCGGCTCGGCCAACATGGCGGCGCTGCAGGGCGCGCTGGAGGTGCCGGAGGGCGATTACGCCTGCGCGCTGATCGTCGACACGATCTATTACTCGGTCTGGATCGCGCTGCTGCTGATGGCGGTGCCGCTCGAGAAGGCGTGGAACCGTTTCTGCAACGCGCGCACGGTGACGTTCGAAGAGGCGGAAGACGCTCAGAAGGCCGCCGAGGAAGGCACGGCGAAGATGAGCGGCGCCACGCTCACCATCCTGCTCGGCCTGTCGCTGATGGTTTCGGCGCTGTCGCAGGTGGCGGGCAAGTACGTGGCCGGCCTGATGCCCGGCATGCTCAAGGATGTGTTCAACGGCTCCACCTGCACGATGCTGATCGTCACGGCGTTCGGCCTGCTCGCGGCGCTGTCGCCGATCGGGCGCATCGCCGGCGCCGACGCGCTGTCGACGATGTACCTTTACGCCGTCATCTCGCTGCTGGCTTCCCGCGCCGGACTGAACGAACTGCTCGACGCGCCGATGTGGCTGATGGCCGGGCTGTTCGTGTTCATCGTCCACATCGTCGCCATGGTGATCTTCTCGAAGCTGTTCCACTTCGACCTGTGCATGGTCTCCACGGCGTCGCTGGCCAACATCGGCGGCGCGGCCTCGGCCCCGATCGTGGCGGCAGCCTACAATCCCGGCTATACCGCTATCGGCGTGGTCATGGGCGTGATCGGCGCCGCGGCGGGCAACATTCTCGGCTTTGCGGCCGCGTATCTGATGAAAATGTTCGCGTGA
- a CDS encoding Rrf2 family transcriptional regulator, protein MLVSTKGRYALRVLIDLAEHQTGDYVPLRAIAERQQISEKYLEAILKSLVRGKILTGMRGKGGGYKLAIAPEELTVGHILRLTEPALATVSCLAEHGEKCGRREECRTLPMWQELDSMILAYLDGRKLAELTKKDGSGAGGI, encoded by the coding sequence ATGCTTGTTTCGACGAAGGGGCGCTACGCTCTGCGCGTGCTGATCGATCTGGCCGAGCATCAGACTGGGGATTATGTGCCGCTGCGGGCGATCGCCGAGCGCCAGCAGATTTCCGAAAAATATCTGGAGGCCATTCTCAAGTCGCTGGTGCGCGGCAAGATCCTTACCGGCATGCGCGGCAAAGGCGGCGGCTACAAACTGGCCATTGCGCCGGAGGAGTTGACGGTGGGGCACATCCTGCGGCTGACCGAGCCTGCGCTGGCGACGGTGAGCTGTCTGGCGGAGCACGGCGAAAAGTGCGGCCGCCGCGAAGAATGCCGCACGCTGCCGATGTGGCAGGAACTTGACTCGATGATCCTCGCCTATCTTGACGGGCGCAAGCTGGCTGAGCTGACCAAAAAGGACGGTTCCGGCGCCGGCGGTATTTGA
- a CDS encoding LarC family nickel insertion protein yields MKTIYFDCAMGAAGDMLTAALLELTPDREAALAKLNALGVPGVRFAAAKGVKCGITGTQMTVTVDGEEEGADGHEHHHEHGGCGCRHEHGGHEHSHDHDHGHRHVHRGMADIETVVNGLNVSESVRAQVLEVYKIIAAAESAVHGVPVTEIHFHEVGALDAVADIAAVCTLMEDLAPRRVLASAVNVGSGHVHCAHGVMPVPAPATALILRGVPIYGGHENGELCTPTGAALLRHFVSDFRPMPVMTVSSIGYGMGKKDFEAANCVRAFLGESE; encoded by the coding sequence ATGAAAACGATTTATTTCGACTGCGCGATGGGCGCGGCCGGCGACATGCTGACGGCCGCATTGCTGGAACTGACGCCCGACCGGGAGGCGGCGCTCGCGAAGCTGAACGCGCTCGGCGTGCCCGGCGTGCGTTTTGCCGCGGCGAAGGGCGTCAAGTGCGGCATCACCGGCACGCAGATGACGGTCACGGTCGACGGCGAGGAAGAGGGCGCCGATGGGCACGAACATCATCACGAGCATGGCGGCTGCGGTTGCCGCCACGAGCATGGCGGACACGAACACAGTCACGATCACGACCACGGACATCGTCACGTCCACCGCGGCATGGCCGACATCGAGACCGTCGTCAACGGTCTGAACGTTTCCGAGAGCGTGCGCGCGCAGGTTCTCGAAGTGTACAAGATCATCGCCGCGGCCGAGAGCGCCGTTCACGGCGTGCCGGTGACGGAGATCCACTTCCACGAAGTAGGCGCCCTGGACGCCGTCGCCGACATCGCTGCCGTCTGCACGCTGATGGAGGATCTGGCGCCGCGCCGCGTGCTCGCTTCCGCCGTCAACGTCGGCAGTGGGCACGTGCACTGCGCCCATGGCGTCATGCCCGTGCCCGCGCCGGCGACCGCTCTGATCCTGCGCGGCGTGCCCATATACGGCGGCCACGAGAACGGCGAACTGTGCACGCCCACCGGCGCGGCGCTGCTCAGACACTTTGTCTCCGATTTTCGTCCCATGCCCGTGATGACCGTTTCGTCCATCGGCTACGGCATGGGCAAAAAGGATTTCGAAGCCGCCAACTGCGTGCGTGCCTTCCTCGGTGAAAGCGAGTAA
- a CDS encoding helix-turn-helix transcriptional regulator translates to MNDFKKKLEKKLRDPEYKAKWDAYDPEYQVIKTLIEARRKKNVTQKQLAEMTGITQPDISRLENGRGNPSLRTLNNLAKGLGMALKVEFVDVKKK, encoded by the coding sequence ATGAACGATTTCAAAAAGAAACTGGAGAAGAAGCTTCGCGATCCCGAGTACAAAGCGAAGTGGGACGCTTACGATCCCGAGTATCAGGTCATCAAGACTCTGATCGAGGCCCGCCGCAAGAAGAACGTCACGCAGAAGCAGCTTGCCGAGATGACGGGCATCACGCAGCCCGACATCAGCCGTCTCGAGAACGGGCGCGGCAATCCGTCGCTACGGACGCTCAACAATCTTGCCAAGGGGCTGGGCATGGCGCTCAAGGTAGAATTTGTCGACGTCAAAAAGAAATAG